DNA from Lates calcarifer isolate ASB-BC8 linkage group LG14, TLL_Latcal_v3, whole genome shotgun sequence:
AACCATTAAATTTCCTCAGGGGATTTAAGTAAACACTTCAATGTAAGAATACCCCATTACAAATAAAGGATAGCACTTTAAAAGTCTATCCAGTCTATCAGTTGTTATATTTAATCATATTATAATAAGATGCCTCTCTGATGGTGTGCCCTGATAAAATCAGCTTACTCTCCTCAGCACTGTAGCTGTGGAATCATGGCCAGACCTACTGTAGCAGTGATGTGTGCTCACAGATCCAAAATGCTGTTGCAGAGTTGTTTCAGCTATGTTTGTAAAGGACATCCACTGCAGCAGTGAggctcactgatgttttttagTCACATAAACCTCATAGTTTTACAATGTCAGCAGACATGCACGAGCACATTTCTGTGTTGCTGAACTTTAAGTATGATAAACTATCCTGACCACACTGGCGAGGAAGCAGCAGGTTTTACTAGCAGGCTATACTAGCACATGattaacacacactgctgagataAACACAGCTTACGCTGTATGACATAATGGTGAAGATGATGAAGCATTTCAGCTTCTTCCTGAAAGGtgaagacagcagtttttataAAACTTGTGTTCATTTGCACGAACATCAGGACTAATAGCAACACCAGTCTGAGATAGTGTTACCCACCATTTCAACCATGGTCTCAGCTGTTACAGCAAGCTATCACAGATAACTTGACAATGATATATGTAATTGCCATTCATGGGTTATGCCCTCCATATACAAGCAAAGTCAGATTTAACAGTTTGTCTGGGTTTATGCACAATGTCTGTATTCTCAGCTCTTTACTTTCACCTGATAATGTCAAAAAGTGTGTTCAGTGACCAGTTACAGGTGCCCAGATCTTTTGAAGCTACTTTGTTTTGTAATTGATCgattttatttcagttgtttttttaagtacGTGTGTGTAGGCTAATACTAATGTCCCCTTGAGACAGTACAGTTTAATCTAAAATGAGGTCAAGTTTAAAGACACacttttgtgattttgttttaatgccACACAGCACCCCACCTAAAATAACTGCTTGTTCAAGGTTTAGTACCAAACTATCATCAGAGATCAGGGAGGATTTCTGGGGAGTTGAAGACATTATTGTGCATTCTAAAAAAATTAGGGAGTGCCGTTGCATTGAGATTCATCTCGGCCCACACTTTTAATAGGTGACATTACATCTACTTTGCAGACAGTGGAAGAAACTAATGTGCCTAAATGGTGATACTCACCAGCCTTCTGCAGACTGGTGAGTATAAAGCGGCTCAGAACAAAAGCACAGGCCTCAGATTGTTTTCCCCTCTTGTATTATTAAAGAGAAATTTAAGAAGCTGTTCAGGTTAACAGTCGGAAGCTGAGCTACAGTAAGTGTTTGCAAGAAAGAAGTTTACCCTAATTATTTTTGTTCTCTACCAGCCATTACTGACTTTACAAACTGTATCAGCCATGGAAAAATAGTGTTCTATACATACTATAACCCTAGTTTGTCCTCTAATGTATCACTTTACATCAGAGCTACATAGGTTACCTGAAAGATACTCAGCAATCTCTGAAAAACCCAGACGGTGGTTTGATAACACAGAATCACCACAAAGACTCTCTGGAAATACCTTCAAAACCATGAGAAATGCTGTGAAACAGCTTGTGTGTTTCAAAGATCATTAATTATTTATCTTAGAAAAACAGATGCTTAGCTCAGTGACTCATGTGACAGTTCTGcatgagaggcacaaactggggCTATGTGTACCTTTACGCTGAGAAATTTCAAGCATGTGCACCAAGGTCAACATGAAAATCAGAACTCTTAAAAGTATTCATATGGACAGGGAATAAAACAGGCTTCCATGTGTCTACGGTCACACGCTAAGACTGTGAGATAAACAGCAGAGGGACCTGCCGACAACAGGAGtgcttggggaaaaaaagtggtCCTTTCACATtctgctgaaacagaacatATGTCCGCCTATCAGCTTGTAACTGCAGCCATGAAAGCATCCCAGGTgctcagaggtcaaaggtcaagtcCACAAGGATTACACTAACTATGAGCAGAGACAGTTTTAAGGAAACAGGCAAACGACCAAAAAGTTAGAGTGCAAAGGAGGATCTTTTTGTTTTCCCATGTGTAAACCACATTCATCTCAGTTTCTAACTGTTCAAAGACCAAAGGTACCGTATTTAGGAAGTGGACTCACCTCAAACTATCTCAACCTTCCTTTGTCTTGCCCTCGCATCAAAGTCTGGTTGCTCCGCATTAAATGGCTTCCATCCCAGTCTCTCTCCCCCTCGTCCACTGTCCTCCCCCCAGCCTCTCCCCCCACTAGCCTCTCTCCTGTCCTGGATGAGTCTTGTCTTATAAAATAGCCACCAGCTGCCACCATCCGTCCCACGTTCTGTTGCACAGGTTGGCCTTGGACCGCCGGAGCCCGAAGGAACTGTTTAGCATCCAGCACATCTTTGTATTGGATCTCGGGCCTAATCATCCTGAGACAGGCTGTTCTGGTGGTGTTGTCCAGCCCTGGCTGGAGCTCATAGCCAAGAATCTTCACTAATCCACTCTGGAACGGCCGGATGTTTTTGTCTCGGATCCTGTGTGCTTCCACAGGTTTCCCCCCATCCCTGAGACAAACCCGGGCCAGATCTTCCCGCCGCATCCTGAGAAGAGACACTTCCTGCTCCATCTGAGAAAGACCAAACCTGTCGATTTCCTCCCAGAAGGTCTGGTTGAAGGCTTTGTATAAGTGCCAGTCTAAGGCATTCCACTGCCGCAGCTTCTCCCGCTGTTCCTCTGTTAGTGACAGATTGGGCAGTGTCTTGGCCTGTGAATGTCCACCTCTGACACTGACaccagccactgctgctgctttgccCACCCAACTTCCACTCATCCCCCCAATGCCACTGGGTTTCTGCTGCCGAGCATTGAGGCTGAAGGAGACAACAGCATCCAGTGGCCAGCAGAGGGCATGCCTCAGCAGGATCATGGACTGGTCGAAGTACTCAGACACTAGAATCAGCTTGAAGTTCCGGCGCACCATGGCCACGCCACGCTGAGCCAACGCCATAGAGAAATTAGCATTGTGGTCCATGCCAAAGTCAAACCACAGTAGGTTGCGGGCATAATGGTTGTTGCGGAGACGGGGGTCATAGTATTTCCTAGGGTCATCAGCAAAGTCACCCAAGCCTTTGGCTTTCCTAAAGGCAGGTGCTACTTCTTTGTAATAAGCAAAGGAGGACTCAGCCAGAGAGACCGGATCCCTGATGAtagaaaagtaaaatgtgtcTGCTGGCATAACCTTTTCCACctaagagacagagaagaactTTGTTACAAAAGTGTGCTAGTAATGTGATGCTATCCAATTACAACAGTAGCTAAACTACATCCTCAGAGCAACAGTGTACAGAACGTAGTTGACAAATGATCACCAGTAAACTGTCAACCCTTTGAGGAAGGAAACTACTGAAGTGCTTTCAGACGGTGAGCAGTCACTATTCGTGCCTTCACTGTGTtgaatgtaaacacaatgtACAGAGGtcagcagagatggaggacagCTGCCACTCTCACATGTAGCTACACTGCAAAATCATCTCTACTAGAAAGAAGCCAGATATTTTAAAATAGAATCAAATGGTCTTACACAATGCCAGTTTTGCTTGGCTGTAATTTGTAAAACTAGTATAAAAGcctgtaaaatgtttttgcagtttaACAGTACACCCCAGCCTAAGATTAGTAATTGGCAAAAAAAGCttaaagtaaaacacagtttcttcaaacagtataatacatttttttgacgtCTAAATCAAGGCACCTgaagctttttttctttattaaaaactACAGCAAGGGAGCTAATTTTACATGTTTCTGAGTCCACAGAATCATGGTCTACACCTTTTTATGAGCCAAGTGCAAAATCAGCTAGACCCACAAAGTCTAGGGGCAATAAACAACGTTTTGCTTTTTAGCATTGCCTGATTATAAGAACTCCATTCCCCCTCTCACACCTCTCAGTCCAGGATGTATTCTATTTGATGAGGTTAGAAAAGAACAAGTTTTACGGTCATGGATCTCTTGTTAGATTTAATAACACTGACTCATAGTTTTGGTACATGAGGAAAAGTTGTCACTCCAGTTTGACTTAACCTGGCAATTTTCACTCAGCTTGACATGAAGTCAGCTGGTTATCATCCAGATAACATACCAGTAGTTGGTGATATTGTGACAAATAGTGATATGTAACCAGTTAAGGAGGCTACTGTTGAGTGTCTGGATGCAGGTAGGTTTCAAGAACACTTTTCAGATTCACTAGGTCAAAGGCTACTAATGTGTATATAATATAACTAGTAACTCCTAGTAATAGAGCTAAAAAAATCAGAATGACAGTTGGACTGGATAAAACTGCCCCTCAAGTCAAGCAGATAAAATGTAGATATAAGACTGGATCAAGCTGCAGAGTATTTGCTCTTTTTTGGATGAGAGCTGTAGTTAACGGCAGTGTAAAGGTGCTGCATGACAGGGCTAGTtttcaggacattttttttcaatgtcagtattttttcaatgtcactgattttcagtttcaactttctGTCGCTGTTTTAGCGTGGAGAGGCGGGGCTTAAGTGGAGGGGCAAGCAGTGTTGGTGGGTGCAGTAAAGCACTTGGCTAGACACACAcggagacagagaaagcaagCAAAACATGAATCACCTGCAAACCACCTTTGAAAGGCATtagttttatgtaatgttgctgGTATGATGTCAATATGACTatcaacagatttttttcaggtCTACTTTTGCTGGGAACTGTGCGCATCATGAGTGAAAAATAGGGGAGACCCTAAACTGTAGCCAGGCTCGAGCTGGCATGTCACTCGGCTGTGGCTCTAACCCGGTTACATGGGCACCGAAATCAAAACCAAGTGGTTCCTATAGACTGTATCTATAAATAAACATCTTTTCTAGATACAGTCTATGGTCGTTCCATGACCTCCATGCACACATAATGCAACTCCAGCAGTGTCTTGAGCAGTACTATGCAAATGTGCTGCAGCTTATGTGTGGATCTCGCGCTCATTGTCCCTCCACTTAAGCCCCACCTCTCCACCcaaaaaacagtgacacaaagttgaaactgaaaaccagtGACATTGAAAAATTTGTGAcatcgtaaaaaaaaaaaaaaaaaactcactgaaagaagacagacatgtcgaaaaaatctgcagattgtcattgaaaaacacatcataatacAAAAGATAAAGTAAGATAACAATATTGTGAGGTTGGATTTTTTTGAtgtctgggttttatttttcagtaaaactaaaaaaaatgtttttacaatacaaatatttctatgccaatgtttcctttttcaggtacagtttgggttttgttttcaatgccaaatttattgtcagtgttttattaatgtCACTATTCTAGCTTCCACAGGAATACTCATCCAGTTTTTGGCTACATCCTAAGAATGTCaggtcagtgttctgtgttatGCTGCTGAAGTAGAATCAGAGGGCTGCTAACCAACTATCAGTATTCCACtcacccctctcctcttctaCATAACTCACCTCAGGCTTATTAAATCTCATGTGATTGCCCATGATGTGGAACTCCACAGCTCTAGGACCTCTGTAACCTTTGACCCTGTGAGCATTGAAGGGCAGCGGGTAACCCAGCTGGTAGCCCAGTGGCAGGGCAAAGCGGAGGTTGCGTTCCTCTCCAAAGCGATACAGCATGTTGAGCACAGTGCTGCTGGCCGTCTTGTGGGTCTTAAGGAACATGATGTGGTTGTGGGGCTGACAGGAGCCCAGAGACGGCCCCTGAGCATCAGGGGATGAGAAGATGGAGCGAGCAGCTGGCTGGACACTGCTGGAGGACAGGTGGAGGAAAGGGATTTCAGTTTAGTGCCtcaaagctgcactaatcaactgactgtgctttttttcccctaacattttcaacataacTTTATACAGTCATACTACACCAATGTTGTTTGCACTGCAGCACCCAcgtgaccaaaaaaaaaaatcagttaatgcagTTTTGACCTTCATAACTACGTGTCTTTTCAGCCTTTCATCCATTTTCGAGTCATCCGTCTCATGCTCATCTGACAGAACTGGTGTTTCACCTGCACCTTATGCTTGTAAATGTCACACAAAGAATTTTTACActattttcttccattttacaCACATAACTGAcagtcattgtttgatgggcTACAAGCTGAGGACCTACACTACAACTCCATAATGTGCCTGAATGCATccacagaggctgctgctgctacttgaTCAAATGCTGCTCACGCTACGCCTCCTGCGTACACACAGCTTAACACTGAAATGTAAACCTGCAGAGCAGGTCATCATTCTTGTGAActgaaaatgctttttgggATATACCAGGGCAAAATTTGTCACACGATACACTGACAGATAAAGAAGGATGGTCAAGTGGCAAACTGTTCAGTAGTTTGCCTGTGATATGGACAGATGGAGATGACATTTTAGAATAATCAATAGAAGTCTGGAAGTGTACAACAAATAGTCACGTATTAAATGTCATCCTACTTGGCTTCTAACAACTCAAAGCTATCCATTATGAGCAGATGAACTCTTTCCCTTCCTATGTGAAGTTATACAAAGCTGGTAAACAGAATACGAAAGAAGATCCCAAAAAGACAAGCTGGCAGACAAAGATAATCAGATACATGTGCCTGTTCTGACTAGCCTGCTAGAAAGGCACAGCAAGTCTACATCATCACCCACCTCTACCGAATTGCAGCTGGTGCTCACATTGCTCAGAACTAAATTAGATGTGATACGGACTACAGTGATTGCTTATGGTAGGCTAACTTAACTGAGGAACCCTTCCAGGCCCTCAAAGCATTGTCCTCCATCCTGGCCGATGCATGTCCTCAAGTCATCCAAAAACGCTGACCTGAAGGGCTGAAGCTTACAAAATAATATTAGGATTGTTATCTACCAAAGTCTACTGAGGATCCTCAGCCCACAGCTTTCCTCTATGAAGCCCTGGTAGAGATAATCTAGGACCAAGTGCTACAGAAACTTCACCGTGCCCATTGTATGCTAACTGCTAAGTCACAACATGGGGACAAACCCAGAATGTGATTGCATGCTTCCACTGGCATCAAATCAggagtttgttttttgataAGCTTGCAAAGAAATGACCTGAAGTACCAGGATACACTGGTCAACATCTACAAGGACTTGCTTTACACAAGGATTTAAGCAAACTTGGTTACTTACCTATGTAAGTATAATAATAGGAAAATTATGATATTATTATGATGTATTTGTCTGAATTCGCCAGGGGAAGTTAGAAACTATTTAGAGAGAATGCTTGTATTGCCAGCGGGGTGTATGCCTGTAGGAACTGAGGCTTTTGTAATTACTGTGTGATGTATTAATTATGACAGATTTAttgctcctttttttcctctctccctcatgtAGACAGTCATCATTTGATTTTAGCTGGTGATTTTAATCTTATTCCAGCCTTCCTCTAGATCTTCCACTCAAACACACTTCTGCCACACTACAGAAAACATTAGGCTTAAGCCGCCTTTGGAGATCCACCCATGTATCCGTCTCCTACCTTTTTCTCCCATGTTCACTATTCAT
Protein-coding regions in this window:
- the gal3st4 gene encoding galactose-3-O-sulfotransferase 4 isoform X1, whose amino-acid sequence is MESVSNQATADNSISRRMLRWLVCGRLGPVWMWKALLLFVAIAFAGQLLGVIFNKSSVQPAARSIFSSPDAQGPSLGSCQPHNHIMFLKTHKTASSTVLNMLYRFGEERNLRFALPLGYQLGYPLPFNAHRVKGYRGPRAVEFHIMGNHMRFNKPEVEKVMPADTFYFSIIRDPVSLAESSFAYYKEVAPAFRKAKGLGDFADDPRKYYDPRLRNNHYARNLLWFDFGMDHNANFSMALAQRGVAMVRRNFKLILVSEYFDQSMILLRHALCWPLDAVVSFSLNARQQKPSGIGGMSGSWVGKAAAVAGVSVRGGHSQAKTLPNLSLTEEQREKLRQWNALDWHLYKAFNQTFWEEIDRFGLSQMEQEVSLLRMRREDLARVCLRDGGKPVEAHRIRDKNIRPFQSGLVKILGYELQPGLDNTTRTACLRMIRPEIQYKDVLDAKQFLRAPAVQGQPVQQNVGRMVAAGGYFIRQDSSRTGERLVGGEAGGRTVDEGERDWDGSHLMRSNQTLMRGQDKGRLR
- the gal3st4 gene encoding galactose-3-O-sulfotransferase 4 isoform X3 codes for the protein MLFRRRARMLRWLVCGRLGPVWMWKALLLFVAIAFAGQLLGVIFNKSSVQPAARSIFSSPDAQGPSLGSCQPHNHIMFLKTHKTASSTVLNMLYRFGEERNLRFALPLGYQLGYPLPFNAHRVKGYRGPRAVEFHIMGNHMRFNKPEVEKVMPADTFYFSIIRDPVSLAESSFAYYKEVAPAFRKAKGLGDFADDPRKYYDPRLRNNHYARNLLWFDFGMDHNANFSMALAQRGVAMVRRNFKLILVSEYFDQSMILLRHALCWPLDAVVSFSLNARQQKPSGIGGMSGSWVGKAAAVAGVSVRGGHSQAKTLPNLSLTEEQREKLRQWNALDWHLYKAFNQTFWEEIDRFGLSQMEQEVSLLRMRREDLARVCLRDGGKPVEAHRIRDKNIRPFQSGLVKILGYELQPGLDNTTRTACLRMIRPEIQYKDVLDAKQFLRAPAVQGQPVQQNVGRMVAAGGYFIRQDSSRTGERLVGGEAGGRTVDEGERDWDGSHLMRSNQTLMRGQDKGRLR
- the gal3st4 gene encoding galactose-3-O-sulfotransferase 4 isoform X2; translation: MESVSNQATADNSISRRMLRWLVCGRLGPVWMWKALLLFVAIAFAGQLLGVIFNKSVQPAARSIFSSPDAQGPSLGSCQPHNHIMFLKTHKTASSTVLNMLYRFGEERNLRFALPLGYQLGYPLPFNAHRVKGYRGPRAVEFHIMGNHMRFNKPEVEKVMPADTFYFSIIRDPVSLAESSFAYYKEVAPAFRKAKGLGDFADDPRKYYDPRLRNNHYARNLLWFDFGMDHNANFSMALAQRGVAMVRRNFKLILVSEYFDQSMILLRHALCWPLDAVVSFSLNARQQKPSGIGGMSGSWVGKAAAVAGVSVRGGHSQAKTLPNLSLTEEQREKLRQWNALDWHLYKAFNQTFWEEIDRFGLSQMEQEVSLLRMRREDLARVCLRDGGKPVEAHRIRDKNIRPFQSGLVKILGYELQPGLDNTTRTACLRMIRPEIQYKDVLDAKQFLRAPAVQGQPVQQNVGRMVAAGGYFIRQDSSRTGERLVGGEAGGRTVDEGERDWDGSHLMRSNQTLMRGQDKGRLR